A genomic region of Aspergillus oryzae RIB40 DNA, chromosome 1 contains the following coding sequences:
- a CDS encoding amidase (Asp-tRNAAsn/Glu-tRNAGln amidotransferase A subunit and related amidases), translating to MPTMIDNAVETADRLSLGLKMGCPLEKLPPNQLLFQHIMGSSETNADLPFAFHELTIPQYHSALIHRRTTCVATITAYITRIHQYNSTLKAILAINPNALHEAYQKDQELARGIDNTDAVNLELALRPLHGVPIILKDTYTTAFLPTTSGVRALRTLTTDTSCTVVQNLLSNGAIILAKSNLHEFSLEGITLSSLGGQTLNPYDLTRTPGGSSGGTAVALAANMGLVGCGGDTMNSLRSPASACSVVGFRPTRGQVSRKGIVPVTETQDVAGPMGRTVGDVRILFEAMRGEDAGDPATLNALRRQSPSHTRTSKIKLGILKDYFSDGSTAEGLTVNKAIYDALTRLGSNSPSIDLVEIPHMPDWDVLLLRTKADTQAYEFRTVLDAFLNSQTVTTPHRSLAAIAASGQYNPQAMTAVFDQTLQGDEFTPTSPEYYSRLEKIGSLKGSVERCFQEHGLTALVYPHQRQLVASVGCTVQPGRNGILAALTGRPAICFPAGFSPETPSAPLGIPIGIELMGQPWKDQELLDLAQKFESVLKAKKPPILHLN from the exons ATGCCCACGATGATCGATAATGCAGTGGAGACTGCCGACAGGTTGTCTCTGGGACTCAAAATGGGATGCCCGCTGGAGAAATTGCCC CCAAACCAACTTCTCTTTCAGCACATCATGGGCAGTAGTGAGACCAACGCTGACCTTCCTTTCGCATTCCATGAGCTCACAATACCGCAATACCACTCGGCACTCATCCATAGACGAACGACATGCGTCGCAACAATCACAGCGTATATCACCCGGATACACCAGTACAATAGCACCCTGAAAGCGATTCTAGCGATCAACCCTAACGCCCTGCATGAAGCCTACCAGAAAGACCAAGAACTCGCGCGTGGCATTGACAACACCGACGCAGTCAACCTTGAACTCGCCCTCCGACCTCTACATGGTGTCCCAATAATTCTAAAAGACACCTATACGACTGCATTTCTTCCCACTACATCTGGCGTTCGAGCTCTTCGCACCCTAACGACCGACACCTCATGCACTGTCGTGCAGAACCTCCTGAGCAATGGCGCCATCATCTTGGCCAAATCCAACCTGCACGAGTTCTCACTGGAGGGAATCACACTCTCTTCACTCGGCGGCCAAACCCTAAACCCCTACGACCTCACCCGCACCCCTGGCGGTTCCTCCGGTGGTACGGCCGTCGCCCTGGCGGCTAACATGGGACTGGTAGGCTGTGGTGGCGACACAATGAACTCACTGCGGTCACCAGCGTCTGCCTGCTCAGTGGTCGGCTTCCGGCCGACTCGGGGCCAGGTCTCCCGGAAAGGCATCGTTCCAGTTACAGAAACACAGGATGTAGCCGGGCCGATGGGTCGGACGGTAGGGGACGTGCGGATTCTCTTTGAAGCAatgagaggagaagatgcggGAGATCCCGCGACTCTGAATGCGCTACGACGTCAATCACCCAGTCATACACGTACGTCCAAGATAAAATTGGGCATTTTGAAAGACTACTTTAGCGACGGAAGTACGGCCGAAGGTTTAACGGTCAACAAAGCCATCTATGACGCACTAACCAGGCTTGGGTCCAACTCACCATCCATTGACCTCGTTGAGATTCCTCATATGCCCGACTGGGACGTCTTGCTTCTCCGTACCAAAGCAGATACCCAAGCTTACGAATTCCGCACCGTACTCGACGCTTTCCTCAACTCACAAACAGTAACCACACCGCACAGATCCTTGGCTGCCATCGCAGCAAGTGGCCAATATAACCCCCAAGCTATGACAGCCGTGTTTGACCAGACACTCCAAGGCGACGAGTTCACTCCCACAAGCCCCGAGTACTACTCCCGACTTGAGAAGATAGGATCTCTCAAGGGGTCAGTAGAGCGGTGCTTCCAGGAGCATGGACTCACGGCCTTGGTGTATCCGCATCAGAGACAGCTTGTTGCAAGTGTGGGATGCACAGTTCAGCCAGGTCGAAATGGGATCCTGGCAGCGTTGACAGGGCGGCCAGCGATTTGCTTCCCTG
- a CDS encoding putative protein kinase (Lkh1) (LAMMER dual specificity kinases) — protein sequence MGSALARPQPRPEGGKSQTGASSTRMGSRRKLLSSMILHRRSSPRAPLATSRRRPLRRPPPTETCPSPRERNGAPGSSQHSIIKLLGQGTFGKVVEAFDKHRKTRVAVKIIRSIQKYRDASRIELRVLSTLASNDRQNRNKCIHLRDCFDYRNHICIVTDLLGQSVFDFLKGNGFVPFPSSQIQNFARQLFTSVAFLHDLNLIHTDLKPENILLVSNAYQTFTYNRTIPSSSHAISRSARQRRVLLDSEIRLIDFGSATFDDEYHSSVVSTRHYRAPEIILNLGWSFPCDIWSIGCILVEFFTGDALFQTHDNLEHLAMMEAVIGDRIDTRLVRQVMQGGRSGSQNQSAKYFIRNKLDYPNDETTRASRKYVRAMKQMTDFIPTTTKFHRLFLDLLQRIFVYDPKNRITAKDALKHPWFKESIVDDGTEALRIGEQLQRNTQRR from the exons ATGGGGTCAGCGCTAGCGCGGCCCCAACCCAGAccggaaggaggaaaaagccAGACTGGGGCGAGTTCTACAAGAATGGGATCCCGAAGGAAGTTATTGTCATCGATGATACTCCACCGCCGGAGCAGTCCAAGGGCTCCGCTCGCAACTTCGCGACGACGTCCACTGCGACGGCCGCCTCCAACGGAAACCTGCCCCAGCCCGCGGGAAAGAAACGGCGCACCGGGGTCGAGTCAGC ATTCGATCATAAAACTTCTTGGCCAGGGAACGTTTGGAAAAGTGGTTGAAGCGTTTGATAAGCATCGCAAGACCCGTGTTGCGGTCAAGATCATTCGTTCCATTCAGAAGTACCGTGACGCGTCGCGGATTGAGCTTCGAGTGCTGTCGACATTGGCTTCGAACGACAGGCAAAATCGAAACAAATGCATCCATTTACGCGATTGCTTTGATTATCGCAACCATATTTGCATTGTCACGGACTTGCTGGGGCAAAgtgtttttgattttctgaAGGGAAACGGCTTCGTCCCCTTTCCCAGTAGCCAAATTCAGAACTTTGCTCGGCAGTTGTTCACCAGCGTGGCCT TTTTGCACGATCTCAACCTTATTCACACCGACCTGAAGCCCGAAAATATCCTCCTTGTCAGTAATGCCTATCAAACCTTCACCTACAACCGCACGATCCCATCGTCGTCACACGCAATCTCCCGCAGCGCACGTCAAAGACGGGTTTTGTTGGACAGCGAGATTCGTCTGATTGATTTTGGATCCGCGACCTTCGATGACGAATACCACTCTTCCGTTGTTTCCACCAGACATTACCGGGCGCCAGAGATCATTCTGAACCTCGGCTGGAGTTTCCCTTGTGATATCTGGAGTATCGGCTGTATACTGGTCGAGTTCTTCACTGGAGACGCTCTTTTCCAGACCCATGACAATTTGGAACATCTTGCCATGATGGAGGCTGTCATAGGCGACCGGATCGATACTCGTCTTGTACGACAAGTGATGCAAGGCGGACGGAGTGGAAGCCAGAACCAGTCGGCCAA ATACTTCATCCGCAACAAGCTTGATTATCCCAATGATGAAACTACTCGTGCCTCGCGGAAGTATGTGAGGGCTATGAAACAAATGACA GATTTTattcccaccaccaccaagtTCCACCGTTTATtcctggatcttcttcaacgcatTTTCGTTTATGACCCCAAGAACCGGATCACGGCCAAGGACGCTCTCAAGCACCCCTGGTTCAAAGAATCAATCGTGGATGATGGCACTGAAGCTCTGCGGATTGGGGAGCAGTTGCAGCGCAACACCCAACGCCGCTAG
- a CDS encoding uncharacterized protein (predicted protein) has product MAQTQPQQFSQSFSPPGSSPSPGAASPVNGGVPPPVKRQHLSPLPQSPYASPSFGTLQLPQNQPMPVNGANLNGAGQQTPQTPAPPPAGTMGPPSRPVEKATDAAELTDVLASSGIDVREEEAFLTSSYSAPGTQAQQPQRPQQPLPQQQPQPPLNTSFTSQASTVSTQPSFTEPSPYKPPATQESFYSEPPAAAPAPFKDPNEPTREDTEAARRAQYHLQEPFLLTKVLEQKLQRRGFELGVRIPAEGLFHPVPGRPQPIEVTGPDGSSVVRTGQTILNQEGAPLVDILNLMSISCEERLRGVIDYSSTLARSRRAHSHGVVPVEFRDMAVSAGVPNGAGDKTPLKRPHSATEQPTAKSLAEKYRALMERDNSSEESRAAKRAKRSANAILGESGPVRAESVDLPGSGASTPIPEKAPSIDKKGMSKKEAKKLMDAKASEAQQHQQSVETARLATNSMLSGRMFGTKKSYSWLNRGAAATSSGFSTPSRVSTATPSGTSSDKPGREPAVVPAKRLGLWREDKDKGSGVQVRDILFMLELDGRGSRHVQKAYSKDLKEDRID; this is encoded by the exons ATGGCGCAAACACAACCGCAACAGTTCTCTCAATCTTTCTCCCCACCGGGGTCCTCCCCCTCTCCGGGGGCAGCTTCCCCGGTGAATGGTGGCGTTCCTCCACCAGTCAAGCGACAACACCTCTCACCTCTCCCGCAATCACCTTACGCCTCACCGAGCTTTGGAACGTTACAACTACCTCAAAACCAACCGATGCCTGTAAATGGAGCGAATTTGAACGGCGCGGGTCAACAAACACCGCAAACACCCGCTCCCCCACCTGCAGGCACAATGGGGCCACCTTCTCGACCAGTAGAGAAAGCGACAGATGCCGCAGAGCTTACAGATGTCCTGGCTTCATCTGGTATCGATGTTAGAGAGGAGGAGGCATTTCTTACCAGCAGTTACTCAGCTCCGGGGACCCAGGCACAGCAGCCTCAAAGACCTCAACAACCTCTCCcacaacagcagccacaaCCTCCGCTGAATACTTCCTTTACATCACAAGCTTCAACAGTATCAACACAACCTAGCTTCACAGAACCTTCACCATACAAACCGCCAGCAACTCAGGAGTCATTCTACTCTGagccaccagcagcagcccCTGCTCCGTTTAAAGATCCCAATGAACCAACGCGTGAGGATACTGAAGCAGCTAGACGTGCCCAGTACCACCTGCAAGAACCATTCTTATTGACGAAAGTTTTGGAGCAAAAATTGCAACGACGTGGCTTTGAGCTTGGGGTTCGTATACCAGCCGAAGGCTTGTTTCATCCGGTACCAGGCCGTCCGCAACCGATCGAAGTTACCGGGCCCGACGGATCATCTGTTGTACGTACTGGGCAGACCATCTTAAATCAGGAAGGGGCACCTTTGGTGGACATACTGAACTTGATGTCAATCTCTTGCGAAGAGCGATTGCGGGGCGTCATTGACTACTCTTCTACGCTCGCACGAAGCCGGCGTGCCCACTCACATGGAGTTGTACCTGTTGAATTCAGGGACATGGCTGTTTCGGCTGGTGTGCCCAACGGGGCAGGTGACAAAACACCACTCAAAC GACCTCATTCAGCAACCGAGCAGCCTACAGCCAAATCATTAGCTGAAAAGTATCGTGCGCTTATGGAAAGAGACAATTCTagcgaagaaagccgagctGCCAAACGCGCCAAGCGCAGTGCGAACGCTATCCTAGGCGAAAGCGGACCGGTGAGGGCCGAATCCGTAGATCTTCCTGGCTCCGGTGCCTCTACACCGATCCCAGAAAAAGCGCCGAGTATCGATAAGAAGGGAATGTCTAAGAAAGAGGCTAAAAAGCTCATGGATGCCAAGGCAAGCGAGgcccagcaacaccaacagTCTGTGGAAACCGCACGACTCGCCACCAATAGCATGCTCTCGGGCCGTATGTTTGGAACCAAAAAGTCCTACTCGTGGTTAAATCGGGGAGCAGCAGCCACCAGCAGTGGCTTTTCTACACCATCACGTGTCAGTACCGCGACTCCAAGCGGGACGAGTTCTGATAAGCCTGGACGTGAACCAGCCGTCGTGCCCGCAAAGCGACTGGGATTGTGGCGGGAGGACAAAGACAAGGGCTCGGGGGTTCAGGTCCGAGATATCTTATTCATGCTCGAACTGGATGGCAGAGGCTCCCGACACGTGCAGAAAGCGTATTCGAAGGATCTGAAGGAAGACCGAATAGACTGA
- the ysh1 gene encoding cleavage polyadenylation factor subunit YSH1 (mRNA cleavage and polyadenylation factor II complex, BRR5 (CPSF subunit)), which translates to MATKRKASALNASVDDEPVDPSDELGFYCLGGGNEVGRSCHIIQYKGKTVMLDAGMHPAKEGFSALPFFDEFDLSTVDILLISHFHVDHSSALPYVLSKTNFKGRVFMTHATKAIYKWLIQDNVRVSNTASSSDQRTTLYTEHDHLSTLPLIETIDFNTTHTINSIRITPFPAGHVLGAAMFLISIAGLNILFTGDYSREEDRHLIPAEVPKGIKIDVLITESTFGISSNPPRLEREAALMKSITGVLNRGGRVLMPVFALGRAQELLLILDEYWEKHPELQKVPIYYIGNTARRCMVVYQTYIGAMNDNIKRLFRQRMAEAEASGDKSISAGPWDFRFVRSLRSLERFDDVGGCVMLASPGMLQTGTSRELLERWAPNERNGVVMTGYSVEGTMAKQLLNEPEQIPAVMSRAASGLARRGGNDEEQKVMIPRRCTVDEISFAAHVDGVENRNFIEEVSAPVVILVHGEKHQMMRLKSKLLSLNAEKTVKVKVYTPANCEEVRIPFKKDKIAKVVGKLAQIAPPSEQDDGHLMAGVLVQNGFNLSLMAPDDLREYAGLTTTTITCKQHITLSSASMDLIKWALEGTFGAIEEIGPKTDVKEELVENEKVSKEISKLKEEAADEEIPIENEQAYLVMGCVVIRYFPRTREVELEWEGNMMNDGVADAVMAVLLTVESSPASVKQSAKQKHHHHHHQDTLELPNPHSQLGSEERFARLLMMLEAQFGSDISPIERPRLPTTQLTNGAAKNETSAQLSAAEQTLKEEEEDDDESLAELEAAELARLHALGIPVPGIEIRVDKHIARVWLEDLEVECANAVMRDRVRVVIERAVETVASMWAEGPPPATVTNGETKEKLKDVLASNGAEIDATA; encoded by the exons ATGGCGACAAAACGAAAAGCATCGGCTTTGAATGCCTCGGTCGACGATGAGCCTGTCGATCCGTCAGACGAGCTGGGGTTCTACTGTCTAGGTGGAGGGAACGAGGTTGGCCGATCATGTCACATTATTCAGTATAAGGGGAAAACAGTGATG CTTGACGCCGGTATGCATCCTGCGAAAGAGGGATTCTCTGCTCTTCCGTTCTTCGACGAGTTCGACTTGAGCACAGTGGATATCCTTCTGATTAGCCA TTTTCACGTTGATCATTCCTCCGCTCTCCCTTATGTCCTCAGCAAGACGAACTTCAAAGGCCGTGTCTTTATGACGCATGCGACCAAGGCTATCTACAAATGGCTCATTCAGGACAATGTACGGGTCAGCAACACAGCATCTTCGTCCGATCAACGTACCACTCTTTATACCGAACATGACCACCTGTCTACACTTCCTCTGATTGAAACCATCGATTTCAATACGACACACACAATCAATAGCATCCGTATTACTCCTTTCCCTGCCGGCCATGTCCTTGGTGCCGCTATGTTCTTGATTTCAATAGCTGGCTTGAATATTCTCTTTACTGGAGATTACTCACGTGAAGAAGACCGACACTTGATTCCAGCTGAAGTGCCAAAAGGGATAAAGATCGATGTACTTATCACGGAGTCGACATTTGGAATCTCATCCAACCCACCTCGTTTGGAACGAGAAGCTGCTCTTATGAAGTCAATCACTGGGGTCTTGAACCGAGGTGGTAGAGTCCTAATGCCTGTGTTTGCTCTTGGTCGTGCCCAAGAGTTGCTACTTATTCTTGATGAATACTGGGAGAAGCATCCTGAACTGCAGAAAGTGCCTATATACTACATTGGAAATACGGCCCGGAGATGCATGGTTGTGTATCAGACATATATCGGCGCAATGAATGACAACATCAAGCGACTCTTTCGGCAGCGTATGGCGGAGGCAGAAGCTAGCGGTGATAAGAGTATCAGCGCTGGGCCCTGGGACTTCAGATTCGTTAGGAGTTTGCGAAGCCTGGAGCGTTTCGATGATGTAGGGGGTTGCGTGATGCTAGCTTCCCCGGGTATGCTACAAACTGGTACAAGCAGAGAACTCCTTGAGCGTTGGGCCCCAAATGAACGCAACGGTGTTGTTATGACCGGTTACAGTGTTGAGGGTACAATGGCCAAGCAGCTACTTAATGAGCCCGAGCAAATTCCAGCCGTCATGTCACGAGCAGCGTCTGGGCTGGCAAGAAGGGGCGGCAATgatgaagaacagaaagTCATGATTCCAAGGAGATGTACTGTGGATGAAATCAGCTTCGCAGCTCATGTTGATGGCGTTGAAAATCGCAACTTCATTGAAGAAGTTTCTGCCCCTGTTGTG ATCCTCGTTCATGGCGAAAAACATCAGATGATGCGACTGAAGTCCAAGCTTCTTAGTCTCAATGCGGAGAAGACTGTAAAGGTCAAGGTATATACACCAGCAAACTGTGAAGAAGTCCGTATCCCTttcaagaaggacaaaaTCGCGAAAGTCGTCGGAAAGCTGGCCCAAATCGCGCCTCCTTCGGAGCAAGACGATGGCCACCTCATGGCCGGTGTTCTCGTTCAAAACGGATTCAACCTATCATTGATGGCACCCGATGATCTACGCGAATATGCCGGTCTAACTACGACAACTATCACTTGCAAGCAACATATAACCCTCAGCTCGGCGAGTATGGACCTGATCAAATGGGCGCTCGAGGGCACTTTCGGTGCTATCGAGGAAATTGGTCCGAAGACCGACGTCAAGGAGGAGCTCGtggagaacgagaaggttTCCAAGGAAATATCCAAACTCAAGGAGGAGGCTGCCGATGAAGAAATTCCTATCGAAAATGAACAGGCCTATCTTGTTATGGGTTGTGTAGTCATTCGCTATTTCCCTCGTACTCGCGAGGTCGAGCTCGAGTGGGAAGGAAacatgatgaatgatgggGTTGCCGATGCTGTCATGGCAGTCCTGCTCACTGTCGAAAGCAGCCCTGCATCTGTGAAGC AATCCGCCAAGCaaaagcaccaccaccaccaccatcagGACACTCTCGAACTTCCTAACCCTCATTCACAGCTAGGTTCTGAAGAACGGTTCGCACGCCTTCTCATGATGCTTGAGGCACAGTTCGGATCGGACATATCACCCATTGAGCGTCCGCGACTACCCACTACTCAACTTACCAACGGGGCAGCGAAGAACGAAACGTCGGCGCAATTGAGTGCTGCGGAGCAGACTctcaaagaagaagaggaagacgatgacgaaAGTCTAGCTGAACTGGAAGCCGCCGAACTTGCGCGACTCCACGCTCTAGGAATTCCGGTACCCGGAATTGAGATCAGAGTTGACAAGCACATTGCGCGGGTATGGCTCGAGGATCTTGAAGTCGAGTGTGCCAATGCCGTAATGAGAGACAGGGTTCGAGTGGTCATCGAACGTGCGGTGGAAACAGTTGCTAGCATGTGGGCTGAGGGCCCTCCACCTGCTACTGTAACAAACGGTGAaaccaaggagaagctgaaagATGTACTTGCTTCCAATGGTGCTGAGATTGATGCAACTGCCTAA
- a CDS encoding aminotransferase, class III (adenosylmethionine-8-amino-7-oxononanoate aminotransferase) has protein sequence MSRANGFSTASSAPTFRPSARVRDLSKYTGYRHCAVLHRDTRFLPRKAVGGKGIYIFLEDGTKFLDSTGGAAVSCLGHGHEKVKQAIIDQTNTISYCHTAFFGTGVSEELAQFLVDSTGGKLSKVYMISSGSEAVEAALKLARQYFLELPTPQPQRTRFIARKPSYHGITLGALAAGGHVLRRQPFEPLLPQNISHVSPCYPYRGKENGETDADYVARLAAELDAEFQRVGPENVCAFVAEPVVGAALGAVPAVPGYFKAMKAVCERYGALLILDEVMSGMGRCGTLHAWEQEDVIPDLQTIGKGLGGGYAPVSGLLIGEKIVQTLDKGTGVFRHGQTYQGHPISCAAALAVQKVIQEENLLENIRNMGIYLETQLKGRLGDHPYVGDIRGKGLFWGIEFVKDKSTKEPFSPEMGVAAHIQETGLDPTYGISLYAAAGCVDGTRGDHVLLAPPYIVTKDEIDLIVETTARVLEHVFTKVVKV, from the exons ATGTCTCGAGCCAATGGGTTCTCCACAGCCAGCTCTGCGCCGACCTTCCGGCCCTCTGCGCGGGTTCGCGATTTGTCGAAGTACACGGGATACAGGCACTG CGCCGTCCTACATCGCGATACCCGCTTCCTCCCCAGGAAAGCAGTCGGCGGCAAGGGCATCTACATTtttctcgaagatggcaCCAAGTTCCTCGACTCGACCGGTGGCGCAGCCGTATCCTGCCTCGGCCACGGTCATGAAAAGGTCAAACAAGCCATCATCGATCAAACCAATACGATATCATATTGCCATACGGCGTTCTTTGGTACCGGAGTATCTGAAGAACTAGCTCAATTCCTTGTCGATTCAACAGGCGGAAAACTGTCGAAGGTGTACATGATTAGTTCTG GCTCCGAAGCAGTTGAAGCGGCATTGAAGTTGGCTCGACAGTATTTCCTTGAGCTCCCAACACCCCAACCTCAACGCACCCGGTTCATCGCCAGAAAGCCCTCTTATCATGGCATCACCCTGGGCGCTTTAGCGGCGGGAGGGCACGTCCTTCGACGACAACCCTTTGAGCCATTGCTTCCCCAAAATATCTCCCATGTATCTCCTTGTTACCCTTACCGAGGTAAGGAGAATGGCGAAACAGATGCGGACTACGTTGCTCGACTTGCTGCAGAGCTAGACGCCGAATTCCAACGTGTTGGACCGGAGAACGTCTGTGCTTTTGTTGCGGAGCCGGTTGTTGGAGCT GCTTTGGGCGCCGTCCCCGCTGTTCCCGGCTACTTCAAAGCCATGAAAGCAGTGTGCGAGAGATACGGAGCGCTTCTCATTCTCGACGAAGTAATGAGCGGGATGGGTCGCTGTGGAACGCTACATGcatgggaacaggaagacGTAATCCCTGACCTCCAGACTATTGGCAAAGGCCTTGGAGGTGGATATGCTCCCGTATCCGGTCTTCTGATCGGAGAGAAGATCGTGCAAACGTTAGATAAAGGCACAGGCGTTTTCCGTCACGGGCAGACGTACCAGGGCCATCCGATCTCGTGTGCTGCTGCGCTGGCTGTGCAGAAAGTCATTCAAGAAGAGAATTTACTAGAGAATATACGGAATATGGGGATTTACTTGGAAACCCAGCTTAAAGGTCGGTTGGGAGATCACCCGTATGTGGGCGACATTCGCGGGAAGGGGCTATTTTGGGGG ATTGAGTTCGTTAAGGACAAATCCACTAAGGAGCCCTTCAGCCCCGAGATGGGAGTAGCGGCTCATATCCAGGAAACTGGTCTGGATCCGACATACGGAATCTCGTTGTATGCGGCTGCAGGGTGTGTGGATGGAACGCGAGGAGACCATGTTCTCCTTGCACCACCATACATTGTAACgaaggatgagattgatcttATTGTGGAAACTACTGCTAGAGTTCTGGAGCATGTTTTTACCAAAGTGGTGAAGGTTTGA
- a CDS encoding Zn(II)2Cys6 transcription factor domain-containing protein (predicted protein): MDTSPTSTSPGHGPSNLGATAQSQLNNTSAPVSTPQSTASRSSTAKAGARQITRNRASYSCHTCRRRKVKCDKVHPICGNCVKNGTECIYDAAPQKDTGSRNGQTAGGHGIKRRRESSRPLDEDIDDIGSLYGHLRQAGSPEQKYGSQAIEARLDKLTSMIERLSKTNGPLDAEQRLLLAQNVNAEVGKGEARPGNGAPVKSAGASRPGSPRRTDSNDEFPIPAGLATDLVDPIGSLNLGHLSLEDGGRSRYVTCSLLAKRWS; this comes from the exons ATGGACACGAGCCCAACGAGCACTTCGCCCGGCCATGGGCCTTCGAACCTGGGTGCGACGGCCCAGTCCCAGCTGAATAACACCTCCGCGCCAGTATCTACCCCACAGTCGACTGCGTCCCGGTCGTCGACGGCAAAGGCCGGAGCTCGTCAGATTACCCGAAACCGCGCCAGCTACAGCTGCCATACTTGTCGGAGGCGGAAGGTGAAATGCGACAAG GTGCATCCTATCTGCGGAAATTGCGTGAAGAACGGAACCGAATGTATCTACGATGCTGCGCCGCAGAAAGACACCGGGTCGCGCAACGGTCAAACAGCAGGTGGGCACGGTATTAAGCGACGGAGGGAATCTTCGCGACcgctggatgaggatattgacgATATTGGGTCGCTCTACGGGCATCTGAGGCAGGCTGGGTCTCCTGAGCAGAAGTACGGGTCGCAGGCGATCGAAGCGCGGTTGGATAAACTCACGTCGATGATTGAGCGGCTCAGCAAGACTAATGGACCTTTGGATGCGGAACAACGGCTTTTACTGGCTCAGAATGTCAATGCTGAAGTTGGGAAGGGTGAAGCTCGACCGGGGAATGGCGCGCCTGTGAAGAGCGCGGGCGCGTCTCGTCCAGGTAGCCCCCGTCGCACGGATTCGAATGATGAGTTTCCAATTCCTGCGGGTCTTGCTACAGACTTGGTGGATCCGATTGGTAGTTTGAATCTGGGTCATCTGAGCTTGGAGGATGGGGGTAGGTCGAGGTACGTCACATGTTCTTTACTTGCGAAGAGGTGGAGCTGA
- a CDS encoding putative C6 transcription factor (predicted protein) produces the protein MTDTMAKARGSPWKTSIDSSGGVRRDRVSGPEEFQKSVLFPTGDSPSVKEKHVEPEMLDHVPTKRQSHILYKGFMSGIHAISPVIHPPTILKLYNSFWDWYDYSSYSGDSCPDPSFIPLLYAIWYGGSVTISIRTIKAEFNVSSRSALSKTFNDEVTRWLTKISFPRSPSLQGLAAYLLVQTILSKEEEPLTSSLFISLAMRVAQTMGLHRDPAKFGIKPYEAEYRRRIWWHIVHMDGVVAMSSGLPPLVSDENFWDVRDASEVKDTLLGTPEAEKYEELVASGMRPPDNPDDPTLCGGPSMVNVYYLSARGKYVMARAVRRILKIQLGTKPVTRRDMEELRSNLLDLQLKLNSIINRIPVIENYQPSSSANNRSLSFSVSPVEMRTSDMELPGEGPGRCTEQYHSPVLVSFHKWARILLSLFIDKVSAPNIDI, from the exons ATGACGGATACGATGGCGAAAGCAAGAGGTAGTCCGTGGAAGACATCGATTGATAGCTCTGGTGGAGTCAGACGTGATCGAGTATCTGGTCCTGAAGAATTCCAGAAGTCGGTGCTCTTCCCTACGGGTGATTCCCCATcagtgaaagagaagcatgTCGAACCGGAGATGCTTGATCATGTGCCGACGAAACGACAGAGTCATATTCTGTACAAAGGATTTATGTCTGGAATTCATGCTATCAGTCCAGTGATCCATCCACCAACAATCTTAAAGCTATACAACTCCTTCTGGGACTGGTACGATTACAGCAGCTACTCTGGAGATTCTTGCCCGGACCCCTCGtttattcctcttctttacGCTATTTGGTATGGTGGCTCGGTCACCATTTCGATCCGGACCATCAAGGCTGAATTCAATGTCTCTTCGCGATCCGCACTTTCTAAAACTTTCAACGACGAAGTTACGCGGTGGCTGACGAAGATATCGTTTCCGCGCAGCCCTTCGCTACAAGGGTTGGCTGCGTATCTCCTGGTGCAAACGATACTttcaaaggaagaagaaccgtTAACCAGCAGCTTGTTCATTAGTCTGGCCATGAGGGTAGCACAGACGATGGGCCTGCATCGAGACCCTGCTAAATTCGGGATTAAACCCTATGAAGCCGAATATCGGCGGCGAATATGGTGGCATATCGTGCATATGGATGGCGTTGTTGCTATGTCTAGCGGGCTGCCTCCCTTGGTCAGCGATGAGAACTTCTGGGATGTCCGCGACGCCAGCGAAGTCAAAGACACACTTCTAGGGACACCCGAGGCCGAAAAGTACGAGGAACTGGTGGCATCTGGTATGCGGCCACCCGACAATCCTGATGATCCAACTTTATGCGGTGGACCATCTATGGTCAACGTGTATTATTTATCAGCTAGAGGCAAATATGTCATGGCCC GTGCTGTCCGTCGGATATTGAAGATTCAACTGGGCACGAAACCCGTGACGCGCAGGGACATGGAGGAGCTCAGGTCaaacctcctcgacctgcaACTCAAACTCAATTCTATAATCAACCGAATCCCAGTAATCGAAAACTATCAACCTTCTTCCAGCGCTAATAATAGATCGCTTTCGTTTTCAGTCTCTCCGGTAGAGATGAGAACTAGCGACATGGAACTTCCCGGAGAAGGGCCTGGTCGTTGTACAGAACAATACCACTCTCCTGTTCTCGTATCTTTTCATAAATGGGCAAGGATACTGCTCTCTCTATTCATTGATAAGGTGAGTGCCCCTAACATTGACATTTGA